A single Cyprinus carpio isolate SPL01 chromosome A20, ASM1834038v1, whole genome shotgun sequence DNA region contains:
- the LOC109090945 gene encoding protein RD3-like, with the protein MEPKHHGSRPLRPTSPAMPFVGCPHTNGCGGPGRMLLREMLWQLERRVLQVQEEEFQYCISRGILGYRHPPAYPSLLALIPASEHRQLERLCGRIPPSHTAIVLSRLHDLLAHNDIPPWELVGVFKQVLRDFLRRQEDGIQRRPAPSAPSTILSAPSPPTESNDRNRIVGNASNSLSEESGKHREEIPTISSYVDKHLRAACPYSIHRDWSLPFCHPFAYEAYGTTL; encoded by the exons ATGGAGCCAAAGCATCATGGATCTCGACCTCTAAGACCCACAAG CCCAGCCATGCCTTTCGTAGGTTGTCCCCACACAAATGGATGTGGAGGCCCAGGTCGGATGTTGCTACGTGAGATGCTTTGGCAGCTGGAACGAAGAGTACTTCAGGTTCAAGAGGAGGAGTTTCAGTACTGCATCTCCCGTGGCATTCTGGGATACCGTCACCCCCCAGCATACCCAAGCCTGCTCGCCCTTATACCTGCTTCTGAACACCGCCAGCTAGAGCGCCTCTGTGGTCGCATCCCACCCTCACACACTGCCATTGTACTTTCCAGG CTTCATGATCTCTTGGCCCATAATGACATTCCTCCCTGGGAACTGGTGGGTGTCTTCAAGCAAGTTCTTAGAGACTTCCTGAGGAGACAGGAAGACGGCATACAGAGACGTCCAGCCCCTTCAGCTCCATCGACGATTCTTTCTGCTCCGAGTCCACCTACAGAGAGTAATGACAGAAATCGCATTGTTGGAAATGCATCTAATTCTTTATCAGAGGAGTCAGGAAAGCACAGGGAGGAAATTCCTACAATTTCTAGTTATGTGGATAAACATTTGCGTGCCGCCTGCCCCTACTCTATCCATAGAGATTGGAGTCTGCCCTTTTGCCATCCTTTCGCTTATGAGGCCTACGGCACCACATTGTGA